Below is a window of Veillonellaceae bacterium DNA.
CTAAACATGATAATGCACAGCCATTTATGCTTTGATTCAGATATCGGCAGTCAAAAGCCGGAAAGTATAATTAACACAAATGCGCAATGCCCCTTTTGTGATCGCGATCAGTTGGAAGAAATTATTGAACAGCGCGGGCAAATGATATTAGTAAAAAATAAATATCCTGTATTGAAAGATGCTTTCCAAACTGTTCTCATTGAAACAGAGGAATGTCACTCAGAATTGTCATTATACACTAAGGAACATTTATATGCTTTAATAAAGTTTGGAGTAGAAAAATGGCTTGAAATGAAGAACTCGGGTGAGTATGCATCCGTTATATTTTATAAAAACCATGGTCCGCTGTCAGGAGGAACAATACGTCACCCTCATATGCAAATAGTTGGTCTAAAATATTTGAACTGCCAAGAACGCTTAACACGCGATATGTTTGAGGGGATTAGGATACATAATGTACCTGGTGTTGAACTAAATATATCGACTAAGCCCAAGGTCGGCTTTTTTGAGTTCAATGTCATATTGGATAATCTGGCGGATATTGAGAAAATGGCTGACTATATACAGATAATGGCACACTATTCATTGAATAATTTTCATCGTAGATGCACTAGCTATAATTTGTTTTTCTACCAAATGGATAACAAGATTATTACCAAGATTATGCCGCGTTTCGTAACTTCACCACTGTTTATTGGGTATTCAATTCCGCATATCTCAAGTCGCACGAAGGATGTTGTAAGGGAAATTCAGGCCATTTACTTTGATGATAAGAGTCATAACTTTTCCTAAGAAATCCATTTGCATCATATAGGGACTTTTAAAAATTGCTTGACATTGTCTAAACATAATGATAAGATATCAATTGTTGATAACATAACATAATGCCGAAGTGGCGGAATTGGCAGACGCACTTGACTCAAAATCAAGCGTGGTAGCCCCACGTGCCGGTTCGAGTCCGGCCTTCGGCACCAGTAAATTAAAGGCCTTCAGAGATTGGAGGCCTTTTCCATGATTTTGAATTAAATCAGTTCTGCTATTATAAAAAAATGCACTATTGCAAAGTGCATTTTAGGGCGAAATATATTGTCAATTGGCTCTCGCTATGGCGAGAGTCTTTTCTTTTTTCAAAAATTTTATGTTGAAAAAATGGCGATTTATTCCGGCCAAGACCGAGAATCCGCAATGCCCGGTTGCGTTTTAACTAAAGTCGCAAAATACGCGAAATTCTTTATCTCATCTTTTATCATCAGTTGTAT
It encodes the following:
- a CDS encoding DUF4931 domain-containing protein, whose translation is MIMHSHLCFDSDIGSQKPESIINTNAQCPFCDRDQLEEIIEQRGQMILVKNKYPVLKDAFQTVLIETEECHSELSLYTKEHLYALIKFGVEKWLEMKNSGEYASVIFYKNHGPLSGGTIRHPHMQIVGLKYLNCQERLTRDMFEGIRIHNVPGVELNISTKPKVGFFEFNVILDNLADIEKMADYIQIMAHYSLNNFHRRCTSYNLFFYQMDNKIITKIMPRFVTSPLFIGYSIPHISSRTKDVVREIQAIYFDDKSHNFS